In one Bacteroidales bacterium WCE2004 genomic region, the following are encoded:
- a CDS encoding GMP synthase (glutamine-hydrolysing), with product MNKILILDFGSQVTQLIGRRLRELNVYCEIYPYDKVPALDDSVRGVILSGSPCSVRDANAPQVDLGLFRGKLPLLGICYGAQYIAHRCGGKVEGSLAREYGRAMLDVVRADSPLLKGLSAHSQVWMSHGDTISQLPEGAEVIASTQDVANAAYQIPGERTYAVQFHPEVFHTTEGSKILANFALDICGCAGDWTPASFIETTVAALREQIGDEKVILGLSGGVDSTVAGVLLNKAIGHNLTCIFVNNGLLRKNEFEDVLESYRDMGLNVIGADASKEFLGALAGVEEPEGKRKVIGRLFVETFDRYARGIEGARWLAQGTIYPDVIESAGIPGIASKIKSHHNVGGLPEEMKLKIVEPLRMLFKDEVRRVGRALGIKEELVGRHPFPGPSLAIRIIGEVTEEKLRVLREADDIYVRALRAYDCTGMGFPCASDPRVMATNLYDAIWQAGVILLPVKSVGVMGDERTYENPVALRAVVSTDAMTADWFHFPYDFLADVSNEIINKVRGVNRVVYDISSKPPATIEWE from the coding sequence GTGAATAAGATCCTGATTCTGGATTTCGGCTCCCAGGTGACCCAGCTCATCGGCCGTCGCCTCCGCGAGCTCAACGTTTATTGTGAGATTTATCCGTATGACAAGGTTCCTGCCCTGGACGATTCCGTCCGGGGTGTGATCCTGTCCGGCAGCCCCTGCTCGGTGCGGGACGCGAACGCTCCGCAGGTCGACCTCGGCCTCTTCCGCGGCAAGCTTCCGCTGCTGGGCATCTGCTATGGCGCGCAGTACATCGCGCACCGCTGCGGCGGCAAGGTCGAGGGCTCCCTGGCCCGCGAGTACGGCCGCGCGATGCTGGATGTCGTCCGCGCCGATTCGCCCCTGCTCAAGGGCCTGAGCGCCCACTCGCAGGTCTGGATGTCGCATGGCGACACCATCTCGCAGCTCCCGGAGGGCGCCGAGGTGATCGCCTCCACGCAGGACGTGGCCAATGCGGCCTACCAGATCCCGGGCGAGCGGACCTATGCGGTGCAGTTCCATCCGGAGGTGTTCCACACCACGGAAGGTTCGAAGATCCTGGCCAATTTCGCCCTGGACATCTGCGGCTGCGCAGGCGACTGGACGCCCGCCTCGTTCATCGAGACGACGGTCGCCGCCCTGCGGGAGCAGATCGGTGACGAGAAGGTCATCCTGGGCCTGAGCGGCGGCGTGGACTCCACCGTGGCCGGCGTGCTGCTCAACAAGGCCATCGGCCACAACCTTACCTGTATCTTTGTCAACAACGGCCTGCTCCGCAAGAATGAATTCGAGGATGTCCTCGAATCCTACCGCGACATGGGCCTGAACGTAATCGGCGCCGACGCCTCGAAGGAATTCCTCGGCGCGCTCGCCGGCGTGGAAGAGCCGGAGGGCAAGCGCAAGGTCATCGGCCGGCTGTTCGTCGAGACCTTCGACCGCTATGCGCGGGGCATTGAAGGCGCCCGCTGGCTGGCGCAGGGCACCATCTATCCCGACGTGATCGAGTCTGCCGGCATCCCGGGCATCGCCTCCAAGATCAAGAGCCACCACAACGTGGGCGGCCTGCCGGAGGAGATGAAGCTCAAGATCGTGGAGCCGCTGCGGATGCTCTTCAAGGACGAAGTGCGCCGCGTGGGCCGTGCCCTCGGCATCAAGGAAGAGCTCGTGGGCCGGCATCCTTTCCCGGGTCCGTCCCTGGCCATCCGCATCATCGGCGAGGTGACCGAAGAGAAACTCCGCGTCCTGCGCGAAGCGGACGACATCTACGTGCGCGCCCTGCGGGCCTACGACTGCACCGGAATGGGCTTCCCGTGCGCGTCCGACCCGCGCGTGATGGCGACCAACCTCTACGACGCCATCTGGCAGGCGGGCGTGATCCTGCTGCCGGTCAAGAGCGTGGGCGTGATGGGCGACGAGCGCACCTATGAGAATCCTGTCGCGCTGCGCGCGGTGGTGTCCACCGACGCGATGACGGCCGACTGGTTCCATTTCCCATACGACTTCCTCGCCGACGTCAGCAACGAGATCATCAACAAGGTCCGCGGCGTCAACCGCGTGGTCTACGACATCTCGTCCAAACCGCCGGCAACCATCGAATGGGAATAG
- a CDS encoding IMP dehydrogenase — MSFIEERIALEGLTFDDVLLIPAYSEVLPREVSLQTRFSRNITLNIPIVSAAMDTVTEAPMAIALAREGGIGVIHKNMGIAAQAAEVRKVKRSENGMISDPVTINQDQTVGEALRLMSENHIGGIPVTDGENHLVGIVTNRDVRFQEDLDVLVRDVMTSQNLVTIPDSRTDREYVKSVLQKYKVEKLPVVDDKGHIVGLITYKDLIKERLHPDACKDARGRLRVAAGIGITPDALDRVAALYAEGVDAVVLDSAHGHSKGVIDLLKRVKKAYPSLDVVVGNVATEEAARDLVKGGADGVKVGIGPGSICTTRIVAGVGVPQLSAIWSASQALKGTDVTLIADGGLRYSGDIVKALAAGGDCVMCGSMFAGTEESPGETIIYSGRKFKAYRGMGSIDAMAAGSKDRYFQDDKVELKKLVPEGIVGRVPYKGTLSETVYQLVGGLRSGMGYCGARDLQALKQAKFTRVTASGMAESHPHDITITKETPNYSRGE, encoded by the coding sequence ATGTCCTTTATTGAAGAAAGAATCGCCCTGGAAGGCTTGACTTTTGACGATGTACTCCTGATTCCGGCGTACTCCGAAGTCCTGCCGCGGGAAGTCTCCCTGCAGACCCGTTTCTCCCGCAACATTACCCTGAACATTCCGATCGTGTCCGCCGCCATGGACACCGTTACCGAAGCGCCGATGGCCATCGCCCTGGCAAGGGAAGGAGGCATCGGCGTTATTCATAAGAATATGGGCATCGCCGCGCAGGCCGCTGAGGTCCGCAAGGTGAAGCGCTCGGAGAACGGCATGATCAGCGACCCCGTCACGATCAACCAGGACCAGACGGTGGGCGAAGCGCTCCGCCTGATGAGCGAGAACCACATCGGCGGCATCCCCGTCACGGACGGCGAGAACCACCTCGTGGGCATCGTGACCAACCGCGACGTGCGTTTCCAGGAGGATCTGGACGTGCTGGTGCGCGACGTGATGACCTCGCAGAACCTGGTCACCATCCCCGATTCCCGCACGGACCGCGAATATGTCAAGTCCGTCCTCCAGAAATATAAAGTGGAGAAGCTCCCGGTCGTGGACGACAAGGGCCACATCGTGGGCCTGATCACCTACAAGGACCTCATCAAGGAGCGCCTGCATCCGGATGCCTGCAAGGACGCCAGGGGGCGCCTGCGCGTGGCGGCCGGCATCGGCATCACGCCGGACGCGCTCGACCGCGTGGCCGCGCTCTACGCCGAGGGCGTGGACGCCGTGGTGCTCGACTCCGCGCACGGTCACAGCAAGGGCGTGATCGACCTGCTGAAGCGCGTCAAGAAGGCTTACCCGTCGCTGGACGTGGTGGTGGGCAACGTGGCCACGGAAGAGGCCGCCCGCGACCTGGTCAAGGGCGGCGCGGACGGCGTCAAGGTGGGCATTGGCCCCGGCTCCATCTGCACCACGCGCATCGTCGCGGGCGTGGGCGTGCCGCAGCTGAGCGCCATCTGGAGCGCCTCCCAGGCCCTCAAGGGCACGGACGTGACGCTGATCGCCGACGGCGGTCTGCGCTACTCGGGCGACATCGTCAAGGCCCTGGCGGCCGGCGGCGACTGCGTGATGTGCGGTTCGATGTTCGCCGGCACGGAGGAATCGCCGGGCGAGACCATCATCTACAGCGGCCGTAAGTTCAAGGCCTACCGCGGCATGGGTTCCATCGACGCGATGGCGGCCGGCTCCAAGGACCGCTATTTCCAGGACGACAAGGTCGAGCTCAAGAAGCTCGTCCCGGAAGGCATCGTCGGCCGCGTCCCCTACAAGGGCACGCTCTCCGAGACGGTCTACCAACTCGTGGGCGGCCTGCGCTCCGGCATGGGCTACTGCGGCGCACGCGACCTGCAGGCCCTCAAGCAGGCCAAGTTCACCCGCGTGACGGCCAGCGGCATGGCGGAGAGCCACCCGCACGACATCACCATCACCAAGGAAACCCCCAACTACTCCCGCGGTGAATAA
- a CDS encoding TM2 domain-containing protein, with protein sequence MMLASCVFARGAERDAILVERLEAPEMNQVEVLNDYYGLAYDRDYMISHFVMENSKMFKPEDFAVIRGLLPELSDYELQVLNGTCFRDPTMMLVLSILVGELGVDRFLLGDTGLGVLKLITAGGLGIWWLVDIFTVDRRTKEYNFKQFNEALQNARLTLPVAR encoded by the coding sequence ATGATGCTGGCATCCTGTGTCTTTGCCAGAGGAGCAGAAAGGGACGCGATCTTGGTGGAACGTCTTGAGGCTCCGGAGATGAATCAGGTCGAGGTCTTGAACGATTATTATGGGCTTGCCTACGACCGCGATTACATGATCTCTCATTTCGTGATGGAAAACTCCAAGATGTTCAAGCCGGAAGATTTTGCGGTCATCCGCGGTCTCCTGCCCGAGTTGAGCGATTATGAGCTGCAGGTCCTGAACGGAACCTGTTTCCGTGATCCTACGATGATGCTGGTGCTCTCCATCCTGGTCGGTGAATTGGGTGTCGACCGTTTCCTGCTCGGAGACACGGGCCTTGGCGTGCTCAAGCTGATTACTGCCGGCGGTCTCGGTATCTGGTGGCTGGTCGATATCTTCACTGTCGACCGCCGTACGAAAGAATACAATTTCAAGCAGTTCAACGAAGCGCTTCAGAACGCCCGCCTTACGCTTCCCGTAGCGCGGTAG
- a CDS encoding hypothetical protein (manually curated), producing the protein MTLEGQPMRVEGILPGKLVAAYQDYLFLREERDTSRLVVYQVSGDSLKYFKGLIDKGRGPREFLYTEYSLYGDTLFVSNGNPFGLRQIFGIPLTDMSVIDDKDLWKEYAFPNPDLMTWQVFTGYGPGRFVVAAGEGGTETILSLADCLVGECTPIQYWPADTVQLQANFKQQVYMDCYMRSQGDRICYSHLYARYMFIGKVDDGVMAEKALVYSNLPKYKVDSDGLNVSYVDKKNAGIDIYSTADYIYAQLKRTREEIQKTESYKGFEKHTFDEVEVYDWDGQFIANYQTDKPFHDFVVSPDNHYLYTVAEDPELLEYVITRYELPL; encoded by the coding sequence ATGACGCTGGAGGGGCAGCCGATGAGGGTGGAAGGTATTTTGCCGGGGAAGCTGGTCGCTGCCTATCAGGATTATCTTTTCCTGCGCGAAGAGCGGGACACCAGCCGATTGGTTGTCTATCAGGTTTCGGGAGATTCGCTGAAGTATTTCAAAGGGTTGATTGATAAGGGCCGCGGCCCCCGCGAGTTCCTTTACACGGAGTATTCTCTGTATGGGGACACCTTGTTTGTCAGCAATGGTAATCCCTTCGGACTAAGGCAGATTTTCGGAATTCCGTTGACGGACATGTCCGTCATAGACGATAAGGACCTATGGAAGGAATACGCGTTCCCGAATCCAGATTTGATGACCTGGCAAGTTTTTACGGGATATGGTCCTGGCCGGTTTGTCGTTGCGGCTGGAGAAGGGGGAACGGAGACGATTCTTTCCCTTGCCGATTGTCTTGTCGGGGAGTGTACGCCGATTCAGTATTGGCCTGCCGATACGGTTCAACTGCAAGCGAATTTTAAGCAGCAGGTTTATATGGACTGCTATATGCGTAGTCAAGGAGACCGCATTTGTTATTCGCATTTGTATGCTCGCTATATGTTTATCGGCAAGGTGGATGATGGGGTAATGGCTGAGAAAGCGTTGGTCTATTCTAATCTTCCGAAATATAAGGTCGACTCGGATGGGCTCAACGTGAGTTACGTAGACAAAAAGAATGCTGGCATCGATATCTATTCCACCGCGGATTACATCTATGCACAGTTGAAGAGGACACGGGAAGAAATCCAAAAAACGGAGTCGTATAAAGGTTTTGAGAAGCATACCTTCGACGAAGTCGAGGTGTACGACTGGGATGGGCAATTTATTGCTAATTATCAGACTGATAAACCGTTCCATGACTTTGTTGTTTCTCCTGACAATCATTACCTATACACGGTAGCAGAGGATCCAGAACTTCTGGAATATGTCATAACGCGCTATGAACTGCCGCTGTAA